A segment of the Campylobacter vulpis genome:
TACTAATTTTAGTATCTATAATTGATTTTTAATTTTTAAGGAGACACAATGACAGTGATTAGACTTACAAGAATGGGAAGAACGAAAAGACCTTTTTATCGTATTGTCGTAACTGATAGTAGAAAACGCCGTGATGGCGGTTGGATAGAGAGCATAGGTTATTATAATCCTATGGTTGAACCTGAAGTAATTAAATTTGATGCAGAGCGTTTGGCTTACTGGAAGAGCGTGGGTGCTAAGCTTAGCGATAAGGTCGCTTCTATTACAAGTAAATAATATGGTTGAAGATTTTTTAAAAGAATATGCCAAACTTATTGCCGATTATCCCGAGAAAATCGATACGCAAAGAGTAAAAATAGAGGAAAATTTCTTTGAAATTTTTCTTTTTGCAGATAAAAGTGATACAGGTAAGCTTATAGGTAAAAATGGCAAAATGATTCATGCGATTAAGACGGTCATTTCAGCTTGTAAAAGTAAAGAAAATATCTCTTACCGCGTTACGGTAAAAGCCCTTGAGTGAATTTGTTTTAGTCGCTAAAATAGGTCGAAGTGTAGGCTTGAAGGGCTATTTAAAATTACATAATCTTAGCGATTTCCCCTCTCAGTTTCAAAAAAATCTTACTTTTTTTACCAAAGATAAAAGGGAACTTACCATTAAAGATTATGATAAAAATCGTCAAAGTGTTTTATTTTACGCTTATGAAAGTCTTGAAAAAGCTAAGGAACTTGTTAATTTGGAACTTTATCAAAGTATAGAAAAGACAAGAGAGCTTTGCAGATTAAAAAAAGACGAGTTTTTTTATTTTGATATTGTAGGCTGTGAAGTGAGAGATGAGCAAATAATTTTGGGGCAAGTTAAAGATATTTTACAAAGTGGCGGGGGATATTTGTTTGAAATTAAAAGCGATGAGAACTTGATAGCTCAAGGTCTTTCTAAGATTTTTTTTATCCCTTATATTGATAAATATATTTTGAAAATTAATGTGCAAAAAAAGCAAATTCTATGCTCAAATGAAGCTTTTTATATTTTAGAAAATTCATGAAAATTACTTTTGTTTCTTTATTTCCTCATTTGATAGAATTTTATTTTAAAGATTCTATCCTTGCTAAAGCACTGCATAAGGGCATTTTTAGTCTTGATTTCCAAAATCCTAGATCTTTTAGCAAAGATAAATATAAAAAGGTTGATGATTATAAAATTGGTGGTGGAGCAGGACTTTTGATGCAGATAGCTCCACTTTTTGAGTGTTTGGAACAAATTCGTCAAAAAGAGAAAAATCCCCATTTTATATTTCTTAGTCCAAGTGCAAAAAGTTTTCATCAAAAAGATGCTAAACGCCTTAGTCAAAAATCAAATTTGATTTTCGTTTGTGGTCGTTATGAGGGCATAGATGAGCGTGTAGTGGAAGAATTTGCTAACGAGCTTTTTAGTGTGGGGGATTTTATTTTGACTGGAGGAGAACTTCCTGCTCTTTGCCTTTGCGATGCGATTTTACGCAATGTTAATGGAGTGCTTGGAAATTCACAAAGTTTAGAAGAGGAAAGCTTTGAAAACCAGCTTTTAGAAGCACCCTCTTTTGCAAAACCTTTAATTTTTGAAAAAAACTTGAAGAAATTTTATGCTAATTCAGTGTTTTTAAAGGGTAATCACGCTAAAATTGCGGCTTTAAAAAATACTTTAGCGTCTTGCAAGACAAAATTTTTTCGTCCCGATTTATTTTTGGAGCATGAACGCAAAATTTAAGGAAATTATGATGAAAAACAAATATATAGAGCAATTTGAGGCTAAACAAATTGAAGGTAAAAATGTGCCAGATTTTCGTGCTGGAGACACTTTAAAACTTGCTATTCGCATTAAAGAGGGCGATAAGACTAGAATTCAAAATTTTGAAGGAATTTGCATTGCTAGAAGAGGAAATGGAGTGAGTGAAACTTTTATGGTGCGTAAAATCGGTGCAAATAATGTAGGTGTTGAAAGAATTTTCCCTATTTATAGTGAAAGTTTAGAAAGCATTAGTGTTTTAAGACGCGGTCGTGTACGTCGTGCAAGACTATTTTATCTTAGAGATAGACGTGGTAAGGCTGCTCGTATTAAAGAGCTTAAAAAATAATTTCTACAAAGAGCTATTTTATGGCTCTTTCATTTATCTAAAGTGAGTTTGCGATGCAATGGACGAGAGATTCTTGGAGAGCCTATCCCATTAAACAACATCCAGTTTATCCTTGTGAAAATACCCTAAAAGAAAATCTTGAGAGACTTGAAAAATTACCTCCACTTGTTTTTGCGGGGGAAGTTAGACAGCTTAAAAAATCTTTAGCTAAAGTTGCCAAAAAAGAAGCTTTTTTGCTTCAGGGTGGCGATTGTGCGGAGAGCTTTGAAAATTTCGGTGCAAATAATATACGCGATATGTTTAAAATTCTTCTTCAAATGGCGATTGTTTTGACCTTTGCTGGAGGTTGTCCTGTGGTGAAAATAGGGCGTATAGCAGGGCAGTTTGCTAAACCTAGAAGTGCAGATTATGAAGAGCTTAATGGTGTGAGTTTGCCGAGTTACCGTGGAGATATTATTAATGGTTTTGAGTTTAGTGAAAAAGCAAGGATTGCTGATCCTAAGCGTATGCTGGAAGCTTATTATCAAAGTGCGACGACACTTAACTTGTTAAGGGGTTTTGCTAAAGGCGGTTTGGCTGATTTGCGTGAGGTTCAACGCTGGAATTTGGGTTTTGTGAAAAAGAGTGAATTGCATAAACAATATGAAGATTTAAGTGAAAAAATTTCCAGCGCTTTAGCTTTTATGGAGGCTTGTGGAATTAATGCAAATAATACTCCAAATTTAAGAGAAGTTTCACTTTACACTTCACATGAGGCTTTACTTTTGCCTTATGAGGAAGCTTTAACGCGTGTGGATAGTTTAAGTGGCGATTTTTACGATTGTTCAGCACATATGCTTTGGATAGGCGAAAGAACCCGCGAGATTGATGGAGCTCATGTGCATTTTTTAAGCGGTGTGAAAAATCCTTTGGGTGTTAAAATTGGTCCAAGTGCCAAAGCTCAAGATATTATAAGACTTTCAAATAAACTTAACCCTAACAATGAAGAGGGTAGGCTTAATATTATTATTCGTATGGGAGCGGATAAAATTGCCTCAAATTTACCAAGTATTTTTAAAGATTTAAAAAAAGAAGGACTTAATTTAATTTACAGCATAGACCCTATGCATGGAAATACCGTTAAGGCTGGAGATTTTAAAACGCGTGAATTTGATAAAATTATGCAAGAAGTGCGATATTTCTTTGAGGTGGCTATTAGTGAGGGAGTGTATCCGGGTGGGGTGCATTTGGAGATGACTGGACAAGATGTTACCGAATGCACAGGTGGTGCGAGTAATGTAACAATGCAAAATTTACAAAATCGCTACGAAACCCAGTGCGACCCAAGACTTAATGCCGACCAAGCTTTGGAGCTTGCCTTTTTAATAGCAGATTTGCTTAAAAGGGCGCGAAAATGAAACTTTATGGGATTAAAAATTGCGGTAGCGTCAAAAAGGCTATGGAATTTTTAAAAGTTAAGGGTGTAGAATTTGAATTTTTAGATATTAAAAAAATCAATGAAAGCACTTTAAATTCGTGGCTTGAAAAAAGAAAGATTGAGGATTTTCCAAATCTTTCAGGTATGAGTGCGAGAAAATTAAATCTTAATAAAGAAAAAATGAAGGCTTTAGCCAAAGAAGAATTAAAGGCGATGATTTTAGAAACTCCAAGCCTCATAAAACGCCCAGTGATAGAATATAGAGGACAAATTTATATTGCTAAAGAATATGAAAATTTAATTTCTTAAGTAATTTTTGAAGTTAATATTGCTTAATCTTAGATAAGGCTTTGAAAATATCCTCTGTGTTTAGTAAGAGTGGGGATCTTAAAAGTGGCTCCGGATGTAGGATTCGAACCTACGACCAATCGGTTAACAGCCGACTACTCTACCGCTGAGCTAATCCGGAATAAATTAAAAATGTAATTCTAATAAAAAATGTAAAAAAAGTCAAGAAAATTTTGCAAAATAAAAGAAAATATAAAATTTTGTATTCTATTTTTCAAACGGGTCTTTTTCCCAATTAATTTTTAACTTGACAAATTTTACAAAGATTTTACGCGTTTAATATATTTTACATACAAGAGCAGTTTATAATCCTTAGTGCCAATTGCAAAATGTTGAAAAATATTTAAAATTTCAAACATTTTGACAAGAAGTTATATGATTAAAAAGGATAAAAATGAAAAAAATTGTAGGTTCTTTATGCTTGTGCAGTATTTTATTTGCGGCAAATGAATATGAGGCAAATTTGGCAGGACATATCGTTATCCCGGCAGAAAATTTCATCAATGCCCCTAAAGATGCGCCAGAATTTTTGCAAAGCACGGGGAAGTTTTTACGCACAATAAGAAATGAAAACTTAGGTGCATTTAATGCAAATTATACAGAAGAAGAAAGTTCTAATACCTTTAGAATCCCTTTTAAAAAACAAGCTTTGCAAGGGCATAGTGGAGTTAAATTTACAGGGGATAAAAGCTATTGGCTTTTAAGTGATAATGGCTTAGGCACTAAGAAAAATTCACCAGATTCTATGACCTTTATCCACAATTATGAATTTGATTTTCAAAAGGGTTCTTATAAACATCTTAAAACCATTTTCTTTAATGATAAAGATAAAAAATTTCCTTATCTTATCACCCTTGAAAGCACTAAAAGTAGGTATCTAACGGGAGCTGACATAGACCCTGAAAGTTTTCAAATTGTAGGTAAAAGTTTTTGGGTCGGTGATGAATTTGGTCCCTTTTTGCTAGAATTTGATGAAAAAGGAACCTTAAAGGAGCTTTTTGATGTTAGTCTAAATAGAAAACCTATTTTATCGCCTGATAATCCATCTTTACAGCTTTCAAACCCAGACATCTTAGAAAACAAGGCTAATATTAAACGCTCTAAAGGTTTTGAAGCAATGGCTAGTTCTAAGGATAAAACGAAGCTTTATCCTATGTTAGAATATGCAATATTTAAAGATGGTAAGTATGAAAATAAAGGTGGCAAAAACTATTTAAGGATTTTAGAATTTGACATTAAGGCTAGAAAATTTACAGATAAAAGCTACGCATATATACTAGAAAGTAATGCTCATTCTATTGGCGATTTTAATATGATTGATGAAGAGTATGGATTAATTATAGAACGCGATGATACGGAAGGCACTATGGATAAGGCTTGTAGGGGACAGGAAACAAAATCGTGCTTTAAAAATCCTGTCAAATTTAAAAGAATTTACAAAGTTAAACTTGATGATAAAAAGGGTGTGGCTGAGAAGATTGCCTATATTGATCTTATGAATATTAACGATACGAATAAAATTGCCAAAAAACCTTTGGTTAATGGCAAATTTGTCTTTCCTTTTTTTACCATTGAAGATGTGGATATTGTAGATGATAAACACATTGTTGTAGCAAATGACAATAATTTTCCTTTTTCATCAAGTAGAGAGCCTTATGTCCCAGATGATAATGAGATTATTTTGCTAGAAGTCGAGGAATTTTTAAAAATTAAATAATAAATTTGAGGAGTAAAAATGAAAAAACTTGCTTTTATCTTAATGTTTTTAGGATTTAATCTTTTTGCAAGTGATAAACTTATCATTGCACACAGAGGTGCTAGTGCATATTTGCCAGAACATACGCTTGAGAGTAAGGTTTTGGCATTTGCTCAAGGAGTGCCTTACATCGAACAAGATGTGGTTTTAAGTAAAGATAATCATTTGATTGTTATCCACGATTTGTATTTAGACAAAACAAGTGATGTAGCACAAAAATTTCCGGATAAAAAGCGTAAAGATGGGCATTATTATGTGATCGACTTTACTTTAGCTGAGCTTAAAAGTTTAAAAATGAGTGAGGGTTTTAAGGGAGAAAATGACAGCACAAATGCTTATCCTAACCGCTTCCCTGCTAAAAAGGCGGACTTTACTATCAATACTCTTGAAGAAGAGATTGAGCTCATTCAAGGACTTAACAAAATGCTTGGTAAAAATGTGGGAATTTATGTGGAGGTTAAGCGCCCTTGGTTTCATAAGCAAGAGGGCAAAGATATTTCTAAAATCACCTTGGAAGTGCTTAAAAAATATGGCTACACAAACAAGGATTCTAAGGTCTATTTTCAAAGTTTTGATTATCCTGATTTGGTGCGTGTGAAAAAGGAGTTATTGCCACAAATGGGTATGGATATTAAGCTCATCGCCCTTATAGGTTTAAATGAGTGGGAGGAGACTTTTGAGTATAAAAATGGCGTGTGGCAAAATTATGATTTTTCTTATCTTTTAGATGTTAAAAATTACGCTGAAATTTCAAAAATTGTCGATGGTTTAGGACCGACTTATATTTTACTCTTTGATGAAAATAAGCTTAAAAATAATGAAATTGTGCCAAATGATTTTGTTAAAAATGCTCATAAATATAATATGAAAGTGCATCCTTATACCATTAGAGCAGATGCACTTCCAAACTGGACTAAGTCTGTCGATGAGCTTTTTGAGGCTGTTTTGTTTAAGGCAGGAGCCGATGGAGTTTTTACAGATTTTCCTGATTTGGGTTTGGAATTTTTAAAGAAAGTAAGATAGGATGAGTTTTTCTCGCTCAATTCTTACAAGTTATATGTTCGATTGACAAATTAACTAGTTTGATGTTTTTCTGTATTCCTAATTTTTTTGTCATTCTTCTTAGATTTAGACAAGAATATAATGAGGGGGAGGGAGGGTGATTTTAAGATTTTTAAATGGGTTTTAATTAACAAAAAAAATGTAGAATAAGTATTTAATCATTTGACAAGTTGTTAAAATTTAAATCAAAATAAACAATAAATTTCGAAAACGATTTTAATTCTTTACAAATTAACTTAAAAATTTTTTTAAAAAATCTTTGTTTTTTACAAATGTTTCGCAGTTTATTTAATGTATCACAAGTCGCATTAAAATCATCTCGTCGCCGTCTAGGACTTTTAAATCCACATTTTGACACAAAGGACACTGAAATACATTTTCTTTCAAAATGCTCTTCTCCCCACAAGAAAGACATAAAATTTCAAGTTCAGCAATTTCTATAAAGAGTTTGGCATTTTGACAAAGTGTAGAATTTTCTTTAAAAGTTTCAAAACAACGCTCAAAAAGCGGGATTTCTACTCCGCTTAAACGCCCAATTTTGATATAAATTTCGCTAATTTCTTTAGCATTTTGCTCTCTGGCATTTTCCTCGCAAAGTGTGATTAAGGACTCAACTACGCTTAATTCGTGCATTAGCATATCCTAGGTAAAAGCTCACCCTTAGGGCTTTCTAAAAAGCGTTTTGCACCATAGCTATTTTGCAAAATCACCCTTGCTTTTTCGCTTGGTAAAATTTCACCTATAATGTTTGCTTTTTTGTTATATTTCTGTAAGATTTCTAAGGCTTTTTGCGCGTCTTTTTGCTCCATGCAAAGCACAAAAGTGCCCTCATTAGCAAGCTCATAAGGTTCATAGCCAAAAAGCTCACAAAGTCCTAAAACTTCGCTTTTAACAGCGATTTTTTCTTCATAAATCAAAATATCTTTCCCGCAAAAACTCGCCCACTCATTTAAAACGGCTGATAAACCGCCACGCGTAGCATCACGCATTGCCGCTATATTTAAATTCGCTTCCAAAAGCTCCAAAACCTCGTTTTTCACGCACTTACAATCACTCTTAATATCCGCCTCAAGTGCATTTCTTTTTATCAGCACGCTTGCACCGTGTCTGCCTATATCACCACTTATTAGCACACTTAGACCCCCTTTTAAATTCTTCGTTTGGCAGGGTTTTATGATATGCCCTAGGGCTGTTGTATTGATGTAAATTTCATCACCTTTTCCCTTTGGCACGACCTTAGTATCTCCACATACAAGCTTAACGCCTATATTATCGCATTCATTTTTAATGCTTTTTAAAATTTTTTCTAATTTTTCAAAAGCAAATCCCTCTTCTAAAATCAAAGCAAGACTTAAATATAAGGGCTTTGCACCGACCATTAAAATATCATTGATTGAACCGCACACGCAAAGTTTGCCTATATTGACCTCCTCATCTAAAAAAATGGGACTTAAAACAAAAGAATCTGTGCTTAAAGCCATATCTCCCAAAATTGCAGCGTCATTTGCTTCTCTTAGAATTTCATTGTCAAAAAGCTTAAAAACGCCTTTTAAAAATTCATTCATTTCCTCGCCACCGCCTCCGTGTGCTAATGTAACTTGTTTCATCATTTTACCTTTTAAATTTTATGCAATTTTAACATTAAATATAAAATATTGATGAGTGATTAATTAAAATAATTTAGAATTAGGATAAAAATTGTAGAAAAAGGAAAATTATGTGTAAAGACTGCGGCTGTTCGGTAACTCCACATACACACGACCATCACACTCACTCCCATCATCATTATCAAAATTATGAAAATCCCGAGCTTAAAGAGGAAAAAACCCTAGAAGTTTTAAGCAAAATTTTAAGCAAAAACGACCACGAAGCAGAGCATAATAGGGAGCATTTTAATGAAGCTGGGGTGCTTTGTATCAATTTAATGAGCTCACCAGGAAGTGGGAAAACTACGCTTTTAGAAAGCACTTTAAAAGCTTTAAAAGATGAGATGAAAATCAGCGTTATTGAGGGTGATTTAGAAAGTGAAAATGACGCTAAACGCATAAGAGAAGCTGGAGCAGAAGCGTTTCAAATCACCACGGGACAGAGCTGTCATTTAGATGCTTTTATGGTGCATGAAGCTTTACATCATTTAAGCTTAAAGGAGTGTGATTTACTTTTTATCGAAAATGTGGGGAATTTGGTCTGCCCTGCAAGTTATGATTTGGGACAGCATATAAATGTTGTGCTTTTAAGCGTTACGGAAGGTAGTGATAAGCCGCAAAAATATCCTGTGATGTTTAAAAAAGCGGATTTGGTCATTATTTCAAAAGCAGATTTGGCACATCATTTTGACTTTGACATCGAAGAGGCAAGTAAGGAATGCAAAAAGCTTAATCCTAAGGTGGATATTTTGATTTTAGATTCCAAAACTGGGAAAAATTTAGAACTTTGGTATCAGTATCTAAGACTTAAAAAGGAGCTTTTTTAATGTGTCTTTCTATCCCTTCAAAAATTTTAGAAATCGATGAGTTTAACAATGCTTTGGTGGATACTTTGGGCGTTAAAAGAAAGGTGAATTTGGACCTTATTAGTGAGCCTTTGAAACAGGGTGATTTTGTGCTAATCCATGTAGGCGTGGCGATGGAGAAAATAGACGAGGAAGCTGCACTTTTAAGCATTAAAACCTATCAAGAGATAGTGGATAAAATGCAAAACGGAGAGATAGAAACGCACGAGGGAGATATGGGGCTTAATGAATTATATCGATGAATTTAGAGATAAAAATACCCTCTTAGCACTCAATGCTTTAATTAGGAAAAATATTAAAGAACCTATTAATATAATGGAAATTTGCGGCGGACACACGCATAGCATTATGAAATATGCTTTATGCGACTTACTTCCTAAGGAAGTGAATTTCATACACGGACCGGGTTGTCCTGTGTGCGTAATGCCAAGAGAGCGTATCGATATAGCTTTAAAACTAGCACAACAAGAAGATGTGATATTTTGCACTTTGGGAGATTTATTAAGAATCCCCGGAAGTAAAGAATCTTTACTTGATTTACGTGCTAAGGGTGCCGATGTAAGAGCGCTTTATACTCCGCTTGAAATTTTACAAATTGCAAAAGAAAATCAAAATAAAAAAGTCATTTTTTTCGCCATAGGTTTTGAAACAACCACGCCGATGAGTGCTTTGCTTTTAGAAAAAGTCATTGAACAGGGCTTAGAAAATATTTCTATTTTTTCCAATCATATCACCGTCCCAGCTCCGATACAAGCGATAATGAGTGATGAAAATGTCAAAATTGACGCTTTTTTAGGTCCTTCTCATGTGAGTGTTATAACGGGCTATCAAATTTATGAGTCTTTAGTTAAAAATTTTCACACACCCATAGCTGTGAGTGGTTTTGAACCTGTGGATATTATGGAAAGTGTGCTAAATATTATCTTACAAAAAAATGCTCAAAAAGCCGAAATTTACAATCAATACTCAAGAGTTGTGAGCCGCAATGGCAATGTCAAGGCACAAAATTTAGTGGAGAAATATTTTAAGCCTTGCGATTTTGAATTTAGAGGCTTAGGACTTATCAAAAATGGCGGTTTAGAGCTTAGAGAGGAATTTGCAAATTATGACGCAAGTAAGCTTTATGATTGCGAGGTTAAGAGTAGAGGCGAAAATAAAGCTTGCATTTGCGGTCAAATTTTAAGAGGTTTGGCAAAGCCTTATGAATGTAAGGTTTTTGGCAAGGCTTGCACACCGAAAAATCCCATAGGTAGCTGTATGGTTTCAGGTGAGGGTGCTTGTGCGGCGTATTATAAATATGCTAAGGGGCGTTAATTTAAAGGAGAAATAAAAATGAAATTTAAAATGAAATTTGAAAGCATCGATTCTAATTCTATCCGTAGTCTTATGGATATTTTTTATGCGAAAGTAAGAGTTGATAAGAACGGACTTGGGGAGATTTTTAATGCTAAAATCGGCACAGATGATACAAGCTGGAGCAATCATAAGGAAAAAATTGCGAATTTTTGGGAGGGTTTATTACTAGGAAGTGGGAATTTTAAAGGAAATCCTATGCGAACGCATATTGATTTAGCACCTTTTCCTAGAGAGCTTTTTTCTGTATGGCTTAAGCTTTTTAAAGAAAGTTTAGAATGTGTTTATAAAGAGCCAGAGCATCAAAGACTGATTTTTCAAAGAGCTGAAATGATAGCACAGAGATTTCAATATGTGTTGTATGAAAGCGATTATGTCAGTTAAAAATTTAAGAGCTTGATTTTGTAAGTTTTAATTCTAATAAGTGCTTTTGTGCTATAATTTTTATTTTTAAAGGAAGGTAAATGTTTGCCAAACTTATACAAGGGTATTCTAAAGGAAATTTAATCTTACAAATTTGTATCGGCATAGTGCTTGGAATTTTTGTGGGTTTGCTATCTAAAGATATGGCGGTGGTGGCAAATTTTTTGGGAGTTTTATTTACAAATGCACTTAAGGCTATTGCTCCCATTCTTGTGTTTATTCTCATTTTAACTTCCATTTGCACAAAAAATTTTACACAAAAAAGCACAAAAATGAAAAATATTGTTTTTTTATACATTGTGGGAACATTTTTGGCTTCTGCTTGTGCTGTTGGGATAAGCTTTTTAATGCCAACGGAGCTTGTTTTGGAGGGAGTAGAGAAAGCCTCACAAAGCTCCCCTGCTTTTATCAGTGAAATTTTTAAAGATTTGATTTTAAAAATCGTGGATAATCCCATAAATGCTCTTTCAGGTGGGAATTATTTGGGAATTTTAGCTTGGGCTATCGCTGGAGGGGTAGCGCTTAGACACTGCTCAAAAGAGGCAAAGCAAGTTTTTGTGGATATTAATGAAGGTGTGTTAAAAATCGTTCAGTTTATTGTCAAGTTAGCTCCTTTTGGAATTTTTGGCTTGGTGGCAAATTCCGTTGCTAACACGGGTGCGGCGGGACTTATTAGCTATGCGAAACTTTTGCTCGTTTTGGTTTTAACGATGCTTTTTGTAGCTTTTATCATCAACGCTTTTATCGTTTTTCTCTACACGCGTAAAAACCCATTTCCACTTATTTTTATCTGCATTAAAGAAAGTGCATTTTTTGCTTTTTTTACACGCAGTTCAGCGGCAAATATCCCTGTAAATATGGCACTTTGTGCTAAACTTGGCATTGATAAGGAGCTTTATAGCATTTCTATCCCACTTGGAGCAACCATTAATATGGGCGGTGCGGCAGTTACCATAGCTGTCTTAAGCCTTGCTGCCGCTTATACTGTGGGCATTGAGGTTAGTTTTTTTCAAGCATTTTTACTTAGCATTATTGCAACTTTTGCGGCGTGTGGGGCGAGTGGGGTGGCTGGCGGTTCACTGCTTTTAATTCCTCTTGCTTGCTCTTTGTTTAATATCAATTACGATGTGGCGATGAAGGTTGTGGCAATAGGTTTTATTATAGGCGTGATTCAAGATAGTGTAGAAACAGCACTTAATAGCTCTACCGATGTGCTTTTTACGGCGATTTGCTCAAATGATGATTTACGTTTGTAGGTAAGAAACGATGAAGCATTTGATTACGACTAGGGATTTTGACAAAGATGAGATTGAGGCGCTTTTTGAAGATACGCGTGAATTTTTAGATGAAAAACCTAGAATTTTACTTGAAGGAAAAAGTGTAACGACTATATTTTTTGAAAATTCCACTAGAACACTTTCAAGCTTTGAAAGTGCGGCTAGAAGGCTTGGTGCTAGGGTTTTAAGGCTTGATGTCTCAAGGTCAAGCTCGAGTAAGGGTGAAACGCTTTACGATACAGCGGCAAATTTAGACGCTATGGGACCTCACGCCATTATAGTAAGACATCAGCATTCAGGTGTGCCTTATCTTTTAGCAAAACACTTGCATTGCCCCGTTTTAAACGCAGGAGATGGTAAGCACGCTCATCCTAGTCAGGCTTTACTTGATTTATTTACCATTAAAGAGCATTTTAAGGGTGATATTGTGGGGCGAAAAATTCTTATTGTAGGCGATGTAAAAAATTCGCGTGTTGCAACTTCAAATATCGAGCTTTTAGGGCGTTTTGGGCTTGACATTACCCTAGTTGCACCACCACATTTTATGCCTCAAACTTCACTTAAAAGCTCTTATGAGTTAAGTGAAGAGTTAATTGAAAAAGCGGACATTATTATGAGTTTAAGGACACAAACGGAAAGACATCAAAAGGCAATTTATGCTTCTTTGAAAGATTATGCGAATGATTTTTGTATAAGGGCAAATGTATTGACTAAAAATCCCAAGCTTATTATTTTACACCCTGGACCTGTGCATAGAAATATTGATTTAAGCGATGAGGTGATGGCAAGTTCTCAAAGTCTTGTTTTAAGACAGGTTAAAAATGGCGTGGCGATAAGAATGGCGATTTTAAAAAAGCTGATTTTGGAGAAATGAGATGTTGGAATGGAATTTAAGTGCTTTATTTAAAAGCGAAGAAAAACTTGAAAGTTTTACTTGTGAAAGTGTAAGGCAAGCAGAGGAATTTAGGCAAAAATATGAAAAAAAAATAGCCCACTTAAATAAGGAAGAATTTTTAATTAGCTTAAAAAACTATGAAAATTTAAATGAAAATGTCGCAAAAATAATGACTTACGCTTATTTATGCTTTGCTAAAAATACTTCAAATGGCGATTTTTACGCAAGATACGAGGAAAAATGTAAAAAAATAGAAGAAAATTTACTTTTTTTTGAATTAGAATTTTGTGAGTTGGAAACTTTAAAAAGCAGTGAATTTGTGGAGTTTTGTGAGAGTTATGCCTTTTATTTAAATCGTCTTTTGAAAAATAAGAAATTTAATCTCAGTCAAAAGGAAGAGCGCGTTTTG
Coding sequences within it:
- the rpsP gene encoding 30S ribosomal protein S16 codes for the protein MTVIRLTRMGRTKRPFYRIVVTDSRKRRDGGWIESIGYYNPMVEPEVIKFDAERLAYWKSVGAKLSDKVASITSK
- a CDS encoding KH domain-containing protein → MVEDFLKEYAKLIADYPEKIDTQRVKIEENFFEIFLFADKSDTGKLIGKNGKMIHAIKTVISACKSKENISYRVTVKALE
- the rimM gene encoding ribosome maturation factor RimM (Essential for efficient processing of 16S rRNA); the protein is MSEFVLVAKIGRSVGLKGYLKLHNLSDFPSQFQKNLTFFTKDKRELTIKDYDKNRQSVLFYAYESLEKAKELVNLELYQSIEKTRELCRLKKDEFFYFDIVGCEVRDEQIILGQVKDILQSGGGYLFEIKSDENLIAQGLSKIFFIPYIDKYILKINVQKKQILCSNEAFYILENS
- the trmD gene encoding tRNA (guanosine(37)-N1)-methyltransferase TrmD, with the translated sequence MKITFVSLFPHLIEFYFKDSILAKALHKGIFSLDFQNPRSFSKDKYKKVDDYKIGGGAGLLMQIAPLFECLEQIRQKEKNPHFIFLSPSAKSFHQKDAKRLSQKSNLIFVCGRYEGIDERVVEEFANELFSVGDFILTGGELPALCLCDAILRNVNGVLGNSQSLEEESFENQLLEAPSFAKPLIFEKNLKKFYANSVFLKGNHAKIAALKNTLASCKTKFFRPDLFLEHERKI
- the rplS gene encoding 50S ribosomal protein L19, which codes for MKNKYIEQFEAKQIEGKNVPDFRAGDTLKLAIRIKEGDKTRIQNFEGICIARRGNGVSETFMVRKIGANNVGVERIFPIYSESLESISVLRRGRVRRARLFYLRDRRGKAARIKELKK
- a CDS encoding class II 3-deoxy-7-phosphoheptulonate synthase — its product is MQWTRDSWRAYPIKQHPVYPCENTLKENLERLEKLPPLVFAGEVRQLKKSLAKVAKKEAFLLQGGDCAESFENFGANNIRDMFKILLQMAIVLTFAGGCPVVKIGRIAGQFAKPRSADYEELNGVSLPSYRGDIINGFEFSEKARIADPKRMLEAYYQSATTLNLLRGFAKGGLADLREVQRWNLGFVKKSELHKQYEDLSEKISSALAFMEACGINANNTPNLREVSLYTSHEALLLPYEEALTRVDSLSGDFYDCSAHMLWIGERTREIDGAHVHFLSGVKNPLGVKIGPSAKAQDIIRLSNKLNPNNEEGRLNIIIRMGADKIASNLPSIFKDLKKEGLNLIYSIDPMHGNTVKAGDFKTREFDKIMQEVRYFFEVAISEGVYPGGVHLEMTGQDVTECTGGASNVTMQNLQNRYETQCDPRLNADQALELAFLIADLLKRARK
- a CDS encoding ArsC/Spx/MgsR family protein; the protein is MKLYGIKNCGSVKKAMEFLKVKGVEFEFLDIKKINESTLNSWLEKRKIEDFPNLSGMSARKLNLNKEKMKALAKEELKAMILETPSLIKRPVIEYRGQIYIAKEYENLIS
- a CDS encoding esterase-like activity of phytase family protein, coding for MKKIVGSLCLCSILFAANEYEANLAGHIVIPAENFINAPKDAPEFLQSTGKFLRTIRNENLGAFNANYTEEESSNTFRIPFKKQALQGHSGVKFTGDKSYWLLSDNGLGTKKNSPDSMTFIHNYEFDFQKGSYKHLKTIFFNDKDKKFPYLITLESTKSRYLTGADIDPESFQIVGKSFWVGDEFGPFLLEFDEKGTLKELFDVSLNRKPILSPDNPSLQLSNPDILENKANIKRSKGFEAMASSKDKTKLYPMLEYAIFKDGKYENKGGKNYLRILEFDIKARKFTDKSYAYILESNAHSIGDFNMIDEEYGLIIERDDTEGTMDKACRGQETKSCFKNPVKFKRIYKVKLDDKKGVAEKIAYIDLMNINDTNKIAKKPLVNGKFVFPFFTIEDVDIVDDKHIVVANDNNFPFSSSREPYVPDDNEIILLEVEEFLKIK